A segment of the Candidatus Deferrimicrobium sp. genome:
CACCTGACGGACGCCGAGGCGGCCGCTGAAGGGTGCGCGGATCGTCTTCTTCGCAATGGTGGCGCGCAGGGTCTTCACCTGTGCGATCGCCTGCTGGCGAGCGGCGACGGCGGCGTCATAGTCCGCCTGGGAAATGATCTGGTCCTTCAGCATCTCGACGTCGCGTGCGAGGACGGATTCCGTAAGCGCAACCTGGGCCTCGGCGCCGGGAAGTTGGGCCTCTTCCACGCTCGTATCCTGGCGGATCAGCATGTCCCCCGCCTTCACTTTCGCACCCGGCTGGAAAGCGATCTCCACGACCTTTGCCGCCAGCTCGGCGGCCACGGTGACCCCCTGGACCGCGGTCAGCGAGCCGACGGCCGACAGGGAGGTCTCCCACGATTCCGCACGAGCCGCGAAGGTGGTAACCGTGTCCGGAGGGATGACGGCCTTCTTTCCCTGCTCGACCATCGCCCGGATCTGCATGGCTTTGACGCCCGCAAGAACGGCGATCACGATCAGCAGGCCAAGGATGGCGAACAGGAGGCGCTTCTTCATTGTCTGGAGACCCCGGCCGAAGGATTTTCACGGTTCCACCATCCGCCCCCGAGCGCCTGGAACAGCGCGGCGGTATCGGCGAACCGCAATGCCTGCGCCTGGACCAGGAGGATCCGGGCCAGGTGGTACTGGCGCTGCGCATTGAGCAGAGAGAGATAGCTCGTCGCGCCGAAGCGCACCTGTTTTTTCGCGATCTCCAGGGTGTCGCGCGCGGCGGCTTCCGCGTCCGATTGCGCCCTGAGGGTCATCGCGTCGTATTCGAGCGCACGGAGCACGTCGGCAACTTCGCGGAACGCCTGCAGGACCGTCTCGCGATACTGCGCCGCGGCCTGGTCGAAGCCGGCGATCTCGGCGCGCCGGTTCGCTTCCAGCGCCCCGCCGTGGAAGATGGGCTGCAGGAGTCCCGCGCCGACCCTCCAGACGGCGGAGTCCGGGCGGAACAGATCCTCGATCCGGATTGCCGTCGTGCCGTACTGGCCGGACAGCGTGACTTGCGGGTAGAGGTTCGCCGTGGCCACGCCGACCGCCGCGCTCGCCGCGTGCAGCAACTCCTCGGCGGACCGGATGTCGGGCCGCTGGCGCACCAGCGACGACGGGAGGCTCACGGGGAGTTCTTCCGGCAGGCGAAACTCCTTCAGCTCGAATTCGGGAAGATCCGCCGTGGCGCCGGGAAACCCTCCGGCAAGGACCGCCAGGAGGTGGCGTGTCTGGGCGAGCCGTTTCTCCAGCGGGGGAAGGGCCGCACGGGACTGGGCGAGGGAAGCTCGCTGGGCGAGCACGTCGGTCTTGGCGACCCCCCCCAGCTCGAACTGCTTCTCGACCATCGCGAGCAGCTCTTCCTGCGTCGCGAGGATATCCCGCGTCGCCTGCAACTGCCCGCGCAGGGAGGCCTCCTGGAAGGCCGCGGTCACGATGTTGGATGTCAGCGTGAGATAGGCTCCATCCACCTGGAAGCCCTGGTAGTCGACCTGCGCCTGCAACGCCTCCAGCCCGCGGCGCGTCTTCCCGAACAGGTCGAGGGTGTACGAGACGTTCACCGAGGCGTTGTACAGGGTGAACGGGTTGATCTGGATGTTCGACTCTCCGAGGAAAGATGCCGCCAACGGCTTCTGCCGCGACGCGGATACGCTTCCGTCGACGCTTGGAAGGAGGTCGCCGAAGAGGGCACGCCGAATTTCCTGCGCACGCCGCAAGGTAGCTTCCGCGGCGCCCAGCGTCGGACTGTTTGCGAGCGCCTCCCGGATCCATCGATCCAGCGCCCGGGATTGGAACAGCTCCCACCAGCGGGCGGGAATATCCCCGCCCGAAACGAAGCGTTGCGTTGCGCCGGCAACCCCCGGCGCGGTGGCCGTCCCCGCCGGCAGCGCCTCGGCGGTGTAGGAAGCAACCGCAGGGGGAGCGGGCCGCCGGTAATCGGGGCCGACCGCGCAACCGGCGAGCGCCGCGGCAACGAGCGCGACATGCAAACCCATGAAGCGATGAAAGGTCCGACGTTCCAATCCGTTTCACCTTCGAGCAGGGGGGCCACCCCGTCTTGTTCCCGCTGATCGACTTTTAGATGCAGATGCGAACGCTCCTTTGGCGGATATAAGATTAAGGGATGGGGCAGCAGATCTCAAGATGGACGGTGCGAGACGGTCCTCACACCGTGACGACGATTTTCCCGTTCTGCTGGTTGGATTCCATGTAGCGGTGGGCCTCGACGATGTCGTCGAGCGGGAAGATCCGGTCGATGACCGGCCAGAGAGCCCCCGATTTCATCCCGTCGAAGATATATTTTTTCGCCCGCTCCATGCGCTCCGGCACCGACACGATTTCGAACAGGGTGAACCCCCGGAGACTCAGGCCTTTCTTCAGCGCCACCTCCAGCGGGAAAACGGTGGGTTTCATGCTCAGCATACCGTAAACGAAGATGGTGGCCTCCCGCTCGGCGGCGGCGGCAAGGGCATCCATGGACGGCCCGGCAACCGCATCGAAGATCAGATCGGCCCCGCGGCCTCCCGTGATCTCCATCACCCTCGCCGCGAGGTCCTCCTTGCCGGTGACGATCACGTGATCGGCCCCGGCCTGTCGCAATGTTTCGGCTTTTTCCGGTTTCCTGGTGGTGGTGATGGAGATGCCCCCGGCGGCGCGGACGACCTGTATGGCGGAGTAGCCGACGCTGCTGCTGGCCGCGGTGATCAGCACGTGGAGTCCCTTCCGGAGTCTGCCGTGCTCAACGAGAGCTCCGTAGGAGGTCAGGTACGCCACCCAGATGGAGGCCCCTTCCTCGAACGAGAGATTTCCGGGGAACGACGACACGGCGTGGGACGGAACGACGACGGAATCCCCGTAGACCCCGTATTTCCCCATGGAAAAGGCCGGAAGAGTGTTTACGCGGTCCCCGACCTTGAATCCGGTGACGCCCGGCCCGACGGCCTCGACGGTTCCCGCCGCTTCGTACCCGAGGCGGGAGGGAAGGCTCGGGGCTTCGAGATACATTCCCTGCCGGAAAAGGCAATCCGCGCGGTTCAGGCCGATGGCCTTGACGGCGATCCGCACCTCGCCTTCCCCGGGCGTCGCGGGCGGCACCTCTTCGATCCGGAGTACCTCGGGCCCGCCGGTCTGGTGAAAACGGACGATTCTCGCCATTGGTCGCTCCTTCCCGCGATTCGCACTCCCGGTCGATCCCGGTCAAGGCTTCCCGGGAGTGAGCTTTTTCGCTGCCTCGCGCAGCATCTCTATAGGGACGGCGCCCTCGATGATCCACCGACCGTCGACGATGAAGGTGGGGATCCCGGTGATGCCGATCCCGGAGGCCGCCGCGTGGTCGCGGGACAACCGTTCCTCGTACGCCGCGTCGGACCATGCTTGCCTGATCCTGCTGGCGGGTACACCCGCCGCTTCCGCCACTTCCCCGAGAACCCGCGGATTCCCGATATTCCGCCCGTCGGTGAAGTAGGCGCGGAACAGCCCCTCGTTGAGCGATTCGAAAATATCCGGTCCATCTTCCTTCGCGGCCTCCGCGAGGAGGAGGGCCTTGTGGGAGTTCGTCGTGAAGGTCCGTTCGGAGAAAACGATCCCCTCAGCGTTTCCCATCCGCTCGAGGTTCTCCATCATCCGTGCCCACTGCTCGGGGGGATACCCCAGTTCGGAGACGGATCTGCCCTCCGACGGGGTCTCCGGGTGGATCTCCAGGAACCGGCGCTCCACGCGGACATCGAATTCCTCGCCAAGACGGGCGAGACGCCTCTCGCCCACGTAGCAGAACGGTCATATATAGTCGGTGAACACCGTCACCGGAAGCACGCTCTTCCTTCCCCCGGGCATGGTCGGCCGACCTCCTCGTTCGTCATCCGGTCCTGCAGTTAGTTCGAAGCCCGTCATCAAGGGAAAGTTTCGAAACCTAACGGGTCTTTCGATGGACCCGTTACCGGTGCTTGATGAAGGTCCCTTTCCTGTACTCTTCGAACGCGGTCCGGATCTCCTCGGCGGTGTTCATCACGATGGGGCCATACCAGGCCACCGGCTCGCCGATCGGTTTGCCGGACACGAGGAGAAAGCGAACCGGTTCCTTTTCGGCGGCGATGGAGACGGCGTCGCCTTCGCCGTAGTGGACGAGGGTCCCCGGCCCGCACTGGCAATCGCGCTCCATATCGAAGTAGTTTCGCCCCACTTCCTCGCGGGCGTACGGATCCCTGCCCGTGTCGAAGTAGGCGTTCCCTTCGATGACGTAGGCGAATGCCGTGTGTCCCCTCTTGACCGGGTGGGTGAAACGCCCCCCCTTCGGGACGGCGACGTCGAGGTACTCCGGGTCGGTGACGATGTCCCGGACGGGGCCCTGCACGCCGTTTACCCGTCCGCAGACGATTTTCACTTTCGCGCCGCCCTCCGTGGAGACTTCGGGGATCTCGCCGCGCTTCACGTCCCTGTATCGCGGGTCGATCATCTTGTGGGAGGCGGGCAGGTTGGCCCAGAGTTGGAACCCCCCCATACGTCTCCGGGCGTCCCCTTTGGGCATCTCCTGGTGGATGATGCCGCTGCCAGCGGTCATCCACTGTACGTCGCCCGGGGTGATGTCGCCCCGGTTTCCCAAGCTGTCCCCATGCTCCACGTCCCCCTCGATGACGTATGTGATCGTCTCGATCCCCCGGTGCGGGTGCCACGGAAACCCTGGAAGGTATTTCGAGGGGTCGTCCGAGCGGAAATCGTCGAGGAGCAGGAAGGGGTCGAGGAGGGGTGCCTCCTGGTTGCCGAAGGCCCGGTTGAGATGGACACCCGCCCCTTCGATCGTCGGCCTTGACCGCCACACTTTCCGGATGGCCCTTGTCACCGTCATGGTCCCACCTCCTCGCGGATCGTCGCCCGCCGTTGCGGTGTGTGGCGGAGATCGCCTCGAAATCGGGATTGCACCCTCATCGGGGAATATAAATATAAAACGGAAGGAACGAGAGGGTCAATCGTAGCGGCGGGAGCATGGCGAACGACGCGTTGTCATTCGGGCGGGATTGTGGGAAATTGACCCCGATGAACCAGGAATCGTTGTTCCTGCTCTTCGACCTCGTGGGGACCTTCGCGTTCGCGATGTCCGGCGCGTTCAAGGCGATCCGGAAAAACCTCGACCTCCTCGGCATCCTCATCCTCGGGTTCGCGACCGCCATGGGCGGAGGCATCATCCGGGATGCCCTCCTTCATCGCACTCCGGTTTCCTTCACCACGAACCTGTACGCCCTGTTCTCCCTCCTGGGATGCCTGGCGGCGGCTGCGTGGCATTACGTCGCGAAGGGGAGGAGGCTCCTGGATGAAGACCGGGCCTTTCTCCTTCTGGACGCGCTCGGGTTGGCCGTCTTCGCCGTGATCGGCGCCTCCGCGGGCGCCGCGGCCGGCTTGAAGCCGTGGAGCGTCGTGGTGCTCGCGGCCTTGACCGGCGCGGGAGGCGGGGCGGTCCGCGACCTCCTGGTCCTGGAGATCCCGATGGTG
Coding sequences within it:
- a CDS encoding efflux transporter outer membrane subunit, which produces MGLHVALVAAALAGCAVGPDYRRPAPPAVASYTAEALPAGTATAPGVAGATQRFVSGGDIPARWWELFQSRALDRWIREALANSPTLGAAEATLRRAQEIRRALFGDLLPSVDGSVSASRQKPLAASFLGESNIQINPFTLYNASVNVSYTLDLFGKTRRGLEALQAQVDYQGFQVDGAYLTLTSNIVTAAFQEASLRGQLQATRDILATQEELLAMVEKQFELGGVAKTDVLAQRASLAQSRAALPPLEKRLAQTRHLLAVLAGGFPGATADLPEFELKEFRLPEELPVSLPSSLVRQRPDIRSAEELLHAASAAVGVATANLYPQVTLSGQYGTTAIRIEDLFRPDSAVWRVGAGLLQPIFHGGALEANRRAEIAGFDQAAAQYRETVLQAFREVADVLRALEYDAMTLRAQSDAEAAARDTLEIAKKQVRFGATSYLSLLNAQRQYHLARILLVQAQALRFADTAALFQALGGGWWNRENPSAGVSRQ
- a CDS encoding zinc-dependent alcohol dehydrogenase family protein, yielding MARIVRFHQTGGPEVLRIEEVPPATPGEGEVRIAVKAIGLNRADCLFRQGMYLEAPSLPSRLGYEAAGTVEAVGPGVTGFKVGDRVNTLPAFSMGKYGVYGDSVVVPSHAVSSFPGNLSFEEGASIWVAYLTSYGALVEHGRLRKGLHVLITAASSSVGYSAIQVVRAAGGISITTTRKPEKAETLRQAGADHVIVTGKEDLAARVMEITGGRGADLIFDAVAGPSMDALAAAAEREATIFVYGMLSMKPTVFPLEVALKKGLSLRGFTLFEIVSVPERMERAKKYIFDGMKSGALWPVIDRIFPLDDIVEAHRYMESNQQNGKIVVTV
- a CDS encoding DsbA family oxidoreductase, with the protein product MGERRLARLGEEFDVRVERRFLEIHPETPSEGRSVSELGYPPEQWARMMENLERMGNAEGIVFSERTFTTNSHKALLLAEAAKEDGPDIFESLNEGLFRAYFTDGRNIGNPRVLGEVAEAAGVPASRIRQAWSDAAYEERLSRDHAAASGIGITGIPTFIVDGRWIIEGAVPIEMLREAAKKLTPGKP
- a CDS encoding pirin family protein translates to MTVTRAIRKVWRSRPTIEGAGVHLNRAFGNQEAPLLDPFLLLDDFRSDDPSKYLPGFPWHPHRGIETITYVIEGDVEHGDSLGNRGDITPGDVQWMTAGSGIIHQEMPKGDARRRMGGFQLWANLPASHKMIDPRYRDVKRGEIPEVSTEGGAKVKIVCGRVNGVQGPVRDIVTDPEYLDVAVPKGGRFTHPVKRGHTAFAYVIEGNAYFDTGRDPYAREEVGRNYFDMERDCQCGPGTLVHYGEGDAVSIAAEKEPVRFLLVSGKPIGEPVAWYGPIVMNTAEEIRTAFEEYRKGTFIKHR
- a CDS encoding trimeric intracellular cation channel family protein; the protein is MNQESLFLLFDLVGTFAFAMSGAFKAIRKNLDLLGILILGFATAMGGGIIRDALLHRTPVSFTTNLYALFSLLGCLAAAAWHYVAKGRRLLDEDRAFLLLDALGLAVFAVIGASAGAAAGLKPWSVVVLAALTGAGGGAVRDLLVLEIPMVLHADFYASAALLGGLSFVLLSGAGIQPSFVSAAAFLTTLLLRIAAIFLGWSLPKLR